The genomic region CGGAAGAATAATTTGATCCATGTTTCGGATTTCATTTCTAATTACTTCCTTTCCGCCGGCATTGCTGATGATCAGAGTGCCGTTTACCCTTTCGCCAAAGTGGATATAGAGGTTAGCATTGGCAATATAGGAAGTGATTTTCCGTGAATCCGGAATATCCTTGACTCCAGCCGCAGTTTTAAAGTGCAGCACGAAGCGACCGGGATCATCGTTAGCTGATGACATAAAGGGGTATGAAGCAATTTCCCTGAGACTGATCATACTTCCTGTCAGGTGGTCTTCCAGGAAGACATCCACGCCCGGGTCAAGGTTTTCAAGGCCTTCGGTTTTCATAGTGAGGCTCATATCCTGGTAAGCCCTGAGGTGAAGCGGAACAATGACCGGGTCGTTACCGGGGAAGGGGATGTGGTTGGTGGAGAGCATATCGTTTTCGTAAACCGAATACATATCGGCGAATACAGCCCAACCCAGGTGGTGTCCGTCGTAAGCCTCATCAAAGCCTGTTGTAGCACCCTGTTTAAGGATGAAATTCGATTCGAAATACCGGTTTTCATCCATATAAGCCTTCATGGTTATCGTATTGGCAGGATCATTCTTATAAAACGTTGCCGAAGTATGAGTTCTGGCGGAAAGAGGAATGGTAAGCCCGTTGGCTGCCCCGGTCACACGGATAAAGAAACCCTGGTTGGCAGCGATGGTTCCACTGGAAGATACATCTGTATAGCCGGTACCATCGGGTTTGAGAATTTTGGCAACGGCTTCCACATTGTTCAGCGACCAACTTCCGTTATTCCAGGTCACAGGTGACTGGAAGGGGTTTCCTATCATGTGCCAGCCCGTATAATAAGCAGAAGGCGTATAGGAAAGGTTGGAAATAACCACGTTTTCATCGTTGAAAGTCCCGGTAAAGTCTTTGGTTGCCGTTGTTTCCACGGCATAGAGGTAACCGGTGCCTTTGTCCATTTCCGTGAAAGCTCCGGCCTTAAAATTCATCCAGTAATCGG from Bacteroidota bacterium harbors:
- a CDS encoding choice-of-anchor J domain-containing protein, encoding CTIESFTTMEDLDEFPLSEDYESYSRPDQPDNWTTEYSSSAEWFVTDIVGRNSNNCLQCSDTVSNTPLSAYYCDMDSWIFTGPLELKAGMQYNMSFYYRVFSGTSATESLAIMIGTEANSASMTNTLFNNASITTSSWTQGTGSFTPSSDGYYYVGFHAYSTNGLGIFIDDFEFGSNFSSWLGSTNNSWGTSGNWNNGLPGSSTNVIISSDAVNFPTITSGSNTVQNIIIQSGASLIGAEYLSVSGTSFMQRNITAYTGNSDGWHIISPPTDNMLIDGSDFEPGETSPNLDDLYIWQESSDYWMNFKAGAFTEMDKGTGYLYAVETTATKDFTGTFNDENVVISNLSYTPSAYYTGWHMIGNPFQSPVTWNNGSWSLNNVEAVAKILKPDGTGYTDVSSSGTIAANQGFFIRVTGAANGLTIPLSARTHTSATFYKNDPANTITMKAYMDENRYFESNFILKQGATTGFDEAYDGHHLGWAVFADMYSVYENDMLSTNHIPFPGNDPVIVPLHLRAYQDMSLTMKTEGLENLDPGVDVFLEDHLTGSMISLREIASYPFMSSANDDPGRFVLHFKTAAGVKDIPDSRKITSYIANANLYIHFGERVNGTLIISNAGGKEVIRNEIRNMDQIILPADFGAGLYLISLVTQESVSTGKVVVTR